A stretch of the Streptomyces ortus genome encodes the following:
- the pssA gene encoding CDP-diacylglycerol--serine O-phosphatidyltransferase codes for MPDADELDDEEEMPLSLRLSIADTLTLGNATCGFMAVYFTTTGILIPHLTGSQETGMARHSAATAVILMLCAAVFDLFDGLVARKLRSSPMGAELDNLSDLISFGLAPAYFVLVYGMVADDAHQRVAAVGGIVVLLAVVLRLARFSCVTVKDGTFQGMPSPFGALTVVSIVLLELPFVATLMAIIGTAWLMVSRVEYPKPRGRLAGAMLSWIVLSMALLAAWAFDAPGGQLLLQTGCALQLVMGAVIPLFATARRVNNFRGNRREARAAQLP; via the coding sequence GTGCCGGATGCCGACGAGCTGGACGACGAGGAGGAGATGCCCCTCTCTCTCCGCCTCTCAATAGCGGACACGCTCACGCTCGGTAACGCCACGTGCGGCTTCATGGCGGTGTACTTCACCACCACCGGCATCCTGATCCCGCACCTCACGGGCAGCCAGGAGACCGGCATGGCGCGGCACAGCGCCGCCACTGCCGTGATCCTGATGCTCTGCGCGGCGGTCTTCGACCTGTTCGACGGTCTGGTCGCCCGCAAGCTGCGCTCGTCCCCGATGGGCGCGGAGCTGGACAACCTCTCGGACCTGATCAGCTTCGGTCTGGCGCCGGCGTACTTCGTGCTCGTCTACGGCATGGTCGCCGACGACGCGCACCAGCGGGTGGCGGCGGTGGGCGGGATCGTGGTCCTGCTGGCGGTCGTGCTGCGACTGGCGAGATTCTCGTGCGTCACCGTCAAGGACGGCACCTTCCAGGGCATGCCGTCGCCGTTCGGCGCGCTGACGGTCGTCTCGATCGTGCTGCTCGAGCTGCCGTTCGTCGCCACGCTCATGGCGATCATCGGTACGGCCTGGCTGATGGTGAGCCGCGTCGAGTACCCGAAGCCGCGGGGACGGCTCGCGGGGGCGATGCTCTCCTGGATCGTGCTCAGCATGGCGCTGCTGGCGGCCTGGGCGTTCGACGCGCCGGGCGGGCAGCTGCTGCTGCAGACCGGGTGTGCGCTGCAGCTCGTGATGGGCGCGGTGATTCCCCTCTTCGCCACGGCTCGGAGGGTCAATAATTTCCGCGGTAACCGCCGTGAGGCCAGGGCGGCGCAGTTGCCCTAG
- a CDS encoding phosphatidylserine decarboxylase, translated as MPHSQTSAPRDSLAGVRLARGASPWLLPTVATAALSLVRARKSGAAKAVAVPATALAAGMLWFFRDPEREITQGRVISPADGVVQSIMPWKDGRTRVAIFMSPLNVHVNRAPLAGTVTSVEHIPGGFVPAFNKESENNERVVWHFDTELGDIEMIQIAGAVARRIVPYLPQGTKVEQGERIGLIRFGSRVDIYLPEGVEVDVEVGQKTVAGVTRIDRD; from the coding sequence ATGCCCCACAGCCAAACCTCTGCACCACGCGACAGCCTGGCCGGCGTACGTCTTGCGCGCGGAGCATCGCCGTGGCTCCTCCCGACCGTCGCCACCGCAGCCCTCAGCCTGGTACGCGCGCGCAAGTCCGGCGCCGCCAAGGCCGTGGCCGTACCCGCCACCGCTCTCGCGGCGGGCATGCTGTGGTTCTTCCGCGACCCCGAGCGCGAGATCACCCAGGGCCGGGTCATCTCGCCCGCCGACGGTGTGGTGCAGAGCATCATGCCGTGGAAGGACGGGCGCACCCGCGTCGCGATCTTCATGAGCCCGCTGAACGTCCACGTCAACCGCGCTCCCCTCGCCGGGACGGTGACGTCGGTCGAGCACATCCCCGGCGGCTTCGTTCCGGCGTTCAACAAGGAGAGCGAGAACAACGAGCGCGTCGTCTGGCACTTCGACACCGAGCTCGGTGACATCGAGATGATCCAGATCGCCGGCGCGGTCGCGCGGCGCATCGTGCCGTACCTCCCGCAGGGCACGAAGGTCGAGCAGGGCGAGCGGATCGGACTGATCCGCTTCGGGTCGCGCGTCGACATCTACCTCCCCGAGGGCGTGGAGGTCGACGTGGAGGTCGGTCAGAAGACCGTGGCGGGGGTGACTCGCATTGACCGTGATTGA
- a CDS encoding acyl-CoA dehydrogenase family protein — MARLAQTAGLTDIQREILSTVRDFVDKEIIPVATELEHRDEYPQAIVDGLKELGLFGLMIPEEYGGLGESLLTYALCVEEIARGWMSVSGIINTHFIVAYMLKQHGTQEQREYFLPRMAAGEVRGAFSMSEPALGSDVSAITSKAVKDGEEYVLNGQKMWLTNGGTSTLVAVLVKSDEGHPEGTAPHKSMTTFLVEKEPGFGEVRPGLTIPGKIDKMGYKGVDTTELIMDGLRIPANRVLGGVTGRGFYQMMDGVEVGRVNVAARGCGVAQRAFELGVSYAQQRHTFGKQIAQHQAIQFKLAEMATKVEAAHAMMVNAARKKDSGERNDLEAGMAKYLASEYCKEVVEDAFRIHGGYGFSKEYEIERLYREAPMLLIGEGTAEIQKMIIGRRLLEEYRLQG; from the coding sequence ATGGCGCGACTCGCCCAGACCGCAGGTCTCACCGACATCCAGCGGGAGATCCTGTCGACCGTACGGGACTTCGTCGACAAGGAGATCATCCCGGTCGCGACCGAGCTGGAGCACCGCGACGAGTACCCGCAGGCGATCGTCGACGGTCTCAAGGAGTTGGGCCTCTTCGGCCTGATGATCCCCGAGGAGTACGGGGGCCTGGGCGAGTCGCTCCTCACCTACGCGCTGTGCGTGGAGGAGATCGCGCGCGGCTGGATGTCGGTGTCCGGCATCATCAACACCCATTTCATCGTGGCCTACATGCTCAAGCAGCACGGCACGCAGGAGCAGCGCGAGTACTTCCTGCCGCGCATGGCGGCGGGCGAGGTGCGCGGCGCGTTCTCCATGTCCGAGCCGGCACTCGGCTCCGACGTCTCGGCCATCACGTCCAAGGCGGTGAAGGACGGCGAGGAATATGTCCTGAACGGGCAGAAGATGTGGCTTACGAACGGCGGTACGTCGACACTCGTCGCCGTTCTCGTGAAAAGTGACGAAGGCCACCCTGAAGGCACCGCGCCTCACAAGTCGATGACGACCTTCCTCGTGGAGAAGGAGCCCGGTTTCGGTGAGGTCCGCCCCGGCCTGACCATCCCCGGGAAGATCGACAAGATGGGGTACAAGGGGGTCGACACCACCGAGCTGATCATGGATGGCCTGCGCATTCCGGCCAATCGGGTGCTCGGCGGCGTCACCGGCCGAGGTTTTTATCAGATGATGGACGGCGTAGAAGTGGGTCGCGTCAACGTGGCCGCGCGTGGCTGCGGTGTCGCTCAGCGTGCGTTCGAGCTGGGCGTTTCCTATGCCCAGCAGCGCCACACCTTCGGCAAACAGATCGCTCAGCACCAGGCGATCCAGTTCAAACTGGCCGAGATGGCTACCAAGGTCGAGGCCGCCCATGCGATGATGGTCAACGCGGCGCGCAAAAAGGACTCCGGGGAGCGAAACGACCTCGAAGCAGGGATGGCGAAGTACCTCGCCTCCGAATACTGCAAGGAAGTCGTGGAAGACGCCTTCCGGATCCACGGCGGCTACGGCTTCTCAAAGGAGTACGAGATCGAGCGCCTCTACCGCGAGGCGCCGATGCTGCTCATCGGTGAAGGTACCGCCGAGATCCAGAAAATGATCATCGGACGCAGGCTGCTCGAAGAGTATCGGCTGCAGGGTTAG
- a CDS encoding MaoC family dehydratase, whose product MQFGRTYEEFEVGAVYKHWPGKTVTEYDDHLFCLLTMNHHPLHMDANYAGSTTDFGKNVVVGNYIYSLLLGMSVPDVSGKAIANLEVESLKHVAPTFHGDTVYGETTVLDKTPSRSKNDRGIVYVETKGYKQDGTLVCVFRRKVMVPTETYIKERGGEQPGRPELKAPAEKKAPADQKTEK is encoded by the coding sequence ATGCAATTCGGGCGAACCTACGAAGAGTTCGAGGTCGGGGCGGTCTACAAGCACTGGCCAGGGAAGACCGTCACCGAGTACGACGACCACCTCTTCTGTCTGCTCACGATGAACCACCACCCGCTCCACATGGACGCCAACTACGCCGGGAGCACGACCGACTTCGGCAAGAACGTGGTGGTGGGGAACTACATCTACTCCCTCCTGCTCGGCATGTCCGTACCCGACGTGTCGGGCAAGGCGATCGCCAACCTGGAGGTCGAGTCGCTCAAGCACGTCGCGCCGACCTTCCACGGCGACACGGTCTACGGCGAGACCACGGTCCTCGACAAGACACCTTCCCGGTCGAAGAACGACCGCGGGATCGTGTACGTCGAGACCAAGGGGTACAAGCAGGACGGCACGCTGGTCTGCGTGTTCCGCCGCAAGGTGATGGTCCCCACCGAGACGTACATCAAGGAGCGCGGCGGCGAACAGCCCGGCCGCCCGGAGCTGAAGGCTCCCGCGGAGAAGAAGGCTCCGGCCGACCAGAAGACGGAGAAGTAG
- a CDS encoding HpcH/HpaI aldolase/citrate lyase family protein: protein MTSPAPQVNRLRPRRSCLAVPGSNPRFLEKAQGLPADQVFLDLEDACAPLAKPEARHTIVKFLNEGDWTGKTRVVRVNDWTTEWTYRDVVTVVEGAGQNLDCIMLPKVQDAQQVVALDLLLTQIEKTMGFEVGRIGIEAQIENARGLNNVNEIATASQRVETIIFGPADFMASINMKSLVVGEQPPGYPADAYHYILMKILMAARANDLQAIDGPYLQIRNVDGYREVARRAAALGFDGKWVLHPGQVEASNEIFSPSQEDFDHAELILDAYAYYTSEAGGKKGSAMIGDEMIDEASRKMALVISGKGRAAGMHRTSKFEAPEA from the coding sequence ATGACCAGCCCTGCTCCCCAGGTCAACCGTTTGCGCCCGCGGCGCTCCTGCCTGGCCGTGCCCGGTTCGAACCCCCGCTTCCTGGAGAAGGCCCAGGGCCTGCCCGCCGACCAGGTGTTCCTCGACCTGGAGGACGCGTGCGCGCCGCTGGCCAAGCCGGAGGCGCGGCACACCATCGTCAAGTTCCTCAACGAGGGCGACTGGACGGGCAAGACGCGGGTCGTGCGCGTGAACGACTGGACGACCGAGTGGACGTACCGCGATGTCGTGACGGTCGTCGAGGGCGCGGGGCAGAACCTCGACTGCATCATGCTGCCCAAGGTCCAGGACGCCCAGCAGGTGGTCGCGCTGGACCTGCTCCTGACGCAGATCGAGAAGACCATGGGCTTCGAGGTCGGCCGGATCGGCATCGAGGCGCAGATCGAGAACGCGCGGGGACTGAACAACGTCAACGAGATCGCGACGGCGTCCCAGCGCGTCGAGACGATCATCTTCGGCCCGGCCGACTTCATGGCGTCGATCAACATGAAGTCGCTGGTCGTGGGCGAGCAGCCGCCCGGCTACCCGGCGGACGCCTACCACTACATCCTGATGAAGATCCTGATGGCCGCCCGCGCCAACGACCTCCAGGCGATCGACGGCCCCTACCTGCAGATCCGCAACGTGGACGGCTACCGCGAGGTCGCCCGGCGCGCCGCGGCCCTCGGCTTCGACGGCAAGTGGGTGCTGCACCCGGGCCAGGTCGAGGCGTCGAACGAGATCTTCTCGCCGTCCCAGGAGGACTTCGATCACGCCGAGCTGATCCTGGACGCGTACGCGTACTACACGTCCGAGGCGGGGGGCAAGAAGGGCTCCGCGATGATCGGCGACGAGATGATCGACGAGGCGAGCCGCAAGATGGCCCTGGTCATCTCCGGCAAGGGCCGCGCGGCGGGCATGCACCGCACGTCCAAGTTCGAAGCGCCGGAGGCCTGA
- a CDS encoding protein meaA → MTERQTPRERTERDRPWLMRTYAGHSTAEASNELYRRNLAKGQTGLSVAFDLPTQTGYDPDHILARGEVGRVGVPVSHLGDMRRLFQNIPLEQMNTSMTINATAMWLLALYQVVAEEQGADVTKLQGTTQNDIVKEYLSRGTHVFPPVPSLRLTTDMICYTVNNIPKWNPINICSYHLQEAGATPVQEIAYAMSTAIAVLDAVFASGQIREDQKGDVVARISFFVNAGVRFVEEMCKMRAFGRIWDRITRERYGIENPKHRRFRYGVQVNSLGLTEAQPENNIQRIVLEMLAVTLSKDARARAVQLPAWNEALGLPRPWDQQWSLRMQQVLAYESDLLEYADIFDGSHVVEAKVAQLVEDSFAEIDRIEEMGGAMAAVESGYLKSQLVSSHAERRARIESGDEKIVGVNIFESTEPNPLTADLDAAIQTVDPAVEARVTAALQEWRDTRYQPPFNHPRPCKALEGLKEAAKGTGNLMAATLECARAGVTTGEWAGALREVFGEFRAPTGVSSAPVAVTAEEGTAMAVVRRKVELTARDLGVGKLRFLVGKPGLDGHSNGAEQIAVRARDAGFEVVYQGIRLTPEEIVTAAVAEDVHGVGLSILSGSHAQLVPDVLERLREAGAADIPVIAGGIIPNADAELLRAAGVAAVFTPKDFDITGIIGRIVDEIRKANKLDPLEVPA, encoded by the coding sequence ATGACAGAGCGCCAGACGCCGCGGGAGCGGACCGAACGGGACCGGCCGTGGCTCATGCGGACCTACGCCGGCCACTCCACCGCGGAGGCGTCCAACGAGCTGTACCGGCGCAACCTCGCCAAGGGGCAGACGGGTCTGTCGGTCGCGTTCGACCTGCCGACCCAGACCGGGTACGACCCCGACCACATCCTCGCCCGCGGCGAGGTCGGCCGGGTCGGCGTGCCCGTCTCGCACCTCGGTGACATGCGCCGGCTGTTCCAGAACATCCCCCTGGAGCAGATGAACACCTCGATGACCATCAACGCCACCGCCATGTGGCTGCTGGCGCTCTACCAGGTCGTCGCCGAGGAGCAGGGCGCCGACGTCACCAAGCTCCAGGGGACGACCCAGAACGACATCGTGAAGGAGTACCTGTCGCGGGGCACCCACGTGTTCCCGCCGGTCCCCTCCCTCCGTCTGACGACGGACATGATCTGCTACACGGTCAACAACATCCCCAAGTGGAACCCGATCAACATCTGCAGCTACCACCTGCAGGAGGCGGGAGCCACCCCGGTCCAGGAGATCGCGTACGCGATGTCCACCGCGATCGCCGTGCTCGACGCGGTGTTCGCGTCCGGCCAGATCCGCGAGGACCAGAAGGGGGACGTCGTCGCCCGCATCTCCTTCTTCGTGAACGCGGGCGTCCGCTTCGTCGAGGAGATGTGCAAGATGCGGGCGTTCGGCCGCATCTGGGACCGCATCACCCGCGAGCGGTACGGCATCGAGAACCCCAAGCACCGCCGGTTCCGGTACGGGGTCCAGGTCAACTCCCTCGGCCTGACCGAGGCCCAGCCGGAGAACAACATCCAGCGGATCGTGCTGGAGATGCTGGCCGTGACCCTCTCGAAGGACGCACGCGCGCGTGCCGTCCAACTGCCCGCCTGGAACGAGGCGCTGGGGCTGCCCCGCCCCTGGGACCAGCAGTGGTCGCTGCGCATGCAGCAGGTGCTCGCCTACGAGAGCGACCTGCTGGAGTACGCGGACATCTTCGACGGCTCGCACGTCGTGGAGGCCAAGGTCGCCCAGCTGGTCGAGGACTCGTTCGCCGAGATCGACCGGATCGAGGAGATGGGCGGCGCGATGGCGGCCGTCGAGTCGGGCTATCTGAAGTCGCAGCTGGTGTCCTCGCACGCCGAGCGCCGGGCCCGCATCGAGTCCGGCGACGAGAAGATCGTCGGCGTCAACATCTTCGAGTCGACCGAGCCCAACCCGCTCACGGCCGATCTGGACGCCGCGATCCAGACGGTCGACCCCGCGGTCGAGGCCCGGGTGACCGCGGCCCTCCAGGAATGGCGCGACACCCGCTACCAGCCGCCCTTCAACCACCCGCGCCCCTGCAAGGCGCTGGAGGGGCTGAAGGAGGCCGCCAAGGGCACCGGCAACCTCATGGCGGCCACCCTGGAGTGCGCCCGCGCCGGGGTCACGACCGGCGAGTGGGCGGGCGCCCTGCGCGAGGTGTTCGGCGAGTTCCGCGCCCCCACCGGGGTGTCGTCCGCGCCCGTCGCGGTGACTGCCGAGGAGGGCACCGCGATGGCGGTGGTGCGCCGCAAGGTGGAGCTGACCGCACGGGACCTGGGCGTCGGCAAGCTCCGCTTCCTGGTCGGCAAGCCGGGCCTGGACGGGCACTCGAACGGCGCCGAGCAGATCGCCGTACGGGCCCGTGACGCCGGCTTCGAGGTGGTCTACCAGGGCATCCGGCTCACCCCGGAGGAGATCGTGACCGCGGCCGTCGCCGAGGACGTCCACGGCGTGGGCCTGTCCATCCTGTCGGGCTCGCACGCCCAGCTCGTGCCCGACGTGCTGGAACGGCTGCGCGAGGCGGGCGCCGCCGACATCCCGGTGATCGCCGGCGGGATCATCCCGAACGCCGACGCCGAGCTGCTCAGGGCCGCCGGAGTGGCCGCCGTCTTCACCCCGAAGGACTTCGACATCACGGGAATCATCGGCCGTATCGTCGACGAGATCCGGAAAGCGAACAAGCTCGACCCTCTGGAGGTCCCCGCATGA
- the ccrA gene encoding crotonyl-CoA carboxylase/reductase, whose product MKEILDAIQSQTATSADFAALPLPESYRAITVHKDETEMFAGLTTRDKDPRKSIHLDDVPVPELGPGEALVAVMASSVNYNSVWTSIFEPVSTFSFLERYGRLSELTKRHDLPYHIIGSDLAGVVLRTGPGVNAWHPGDEVVAHCLSVELESSDGHNDTMLDPEQRIWGFETNFGGLAEIALVKSNQLMPKPDHLSWEEAAAPGLVNSTAYRQLVSRNGAGMKQGDNVLIWGASGGLGSYATQFALAGGANPICVVSSPQKADICRAMGAEAIIDRNAEDYRFWKDEHHQDPKEWKRFGKRIRELTGGEDVDIVFEHPGRETFGASVYVTRKGGTIVTCASTSGYQHEYDNRYLWMSLKRIIGSHFANYRESWEANRLIAKGKIHPTLSKVYSLEETGQAAYDVHRNLHQGKVGVLALAPTEGLGVRDQEKRAQHVDAINRFRNV is encoded by the coding sequence GTGAAGGAAATCCTGGACGCGATCCAGTCGCAGACCGCCACGTCAGCCGACTTCGCCGCGCTCCCGCTCCCCGAGTCCTACCGCGCGATCACCGTGCACAAGGACGAGACGGAGATGTTCGCCGGGCTCACCACCCGCGACAAGGACCCGCGCAAGTCGATCCACCTGGACGACGTGCCGGTGCCGGAGCTCGGCCCCGGCGAGGCCCTGGTGGCCGTGATGGCCTCCTCGGTCAACTACAACTCCGTGTGGACCTCGATCTTCGAGCCGGTGTCCACCTTCAGCTTCCTGGAGCGCTACGGCAGGCTCAGCGAGCTGACCAAGCGCCACGACCTGCCGTACCACATCATCGGTTCGGACCTCGCGGGCGTCGTGCTGCGCACCGGTCCGGGCGTGAACGCCTGGCACCCCGGTGACGAGGTCGTCGCGCACTGCCTCTCCGTCGAGCTGGAGTCCAGCGACGGGCACAACGACACGATGCTCGACCCCGAGCAGCGCATCTGGGGCTTCGAGACCAACTTCGGCGGGCTGGCGGAGATCGCACTCGTCAAGTCCAACCAGTTGATGCCCAAGCCGGACCACCTCAGCTGGGAGGAGGCGGCGGCCCCCGGCCTGGTCAACTCCACCGCGTACCGGCAGCTGGTCTCCCGCAACGGCGCCGGGATGAAGCAGGGCGACAACGTCCTCATCTGGGGCGCAAGCGGCGGCCTCGGCAGTTACGCCACGCAGTTCGCGCTCGCCGGCGGCGCCAACCCCATCTGTGTGGTCAGCAGCCCGCAGAAGGCGGACATCTGCCGGGCGATGGGCGCCGAGGCGATCATCGACCGCAACGCCGAGGACTACCGGTTCTGGAAGGACGAGCACCACCAGGACCCGAAGGAGTGGAAGCGCTTCGGCAAGCGCATCCGCGAACTGACCGGCGGCGAGGACGTCGACATCGTCTTCGAGCACCCGGGCCGCGAGACCTTCGGCGCCTCCGTGTACGTCACCCGCAAGGGCGGCACGATCGTCACCTGCGCCTCCACCTCGGGCTACCAGCACGAATACGACAACCGCTATCTGTGGATGTCCCTGAAGCGGATCATCGGCTCGCACTTCGCCAACTACCGCGAGTCGTGGGAGGCCAACCGGCTCATCGCGAAGGGCAAGATCCACCCGACGCTGTCCAAGGTGTACTCGCTGGAGGAGACCGGGCAGGCCGCGTACGACGTGCACCGCAACCTCCACCAGGGCAAGGTCGGGGTCCTGGCGCTGGCGCCCACCGAGGGTCTCGGTGTGCGCGACCAAGAGAAGCGCGCCCAGCACGTCGACGCCATCAACCGCTTCCGGAACGTCTGA
- a CDS encoding TetR family transcriptional regulator: MSQPAKSPRTPATSDAPESAAGGRAAAQRLKMRRELAAAAMELFATKGYEATTVDEIAAAAGVARRTFFRHFRSKEEAIFPDHDDTLIRAEAVLKAAPAHEHPLDTVCRGIKEVMQMYAARPEISVSRYKLTREVPTLREAEIASVARYERLFTRYLLGHFDEHAHDDDANDDPLLAEVAASAVVTAHNHVLRRWLRAGAQGDVEAQLDHAFSIVRKTFGSGIGAGRDTSAHSAPVSSASVEGEVLVTVARVDAPLHQVMRTIEQALKERS, translated from the coding sequence ATGTCCCAGCCCGCCAAGTCCCCCCGTACACCCGCCACGTCCGACGCGCCGGAGAGCGCCGCCGGCGGTCGCGCCGCGGCGCAGCGGCTCAAGATGCGCCGAGAGCTGGCGGCCGCCGCGATGGAGCTCTTCGCGACGAAGGGGTACGAGGCGACGACGGTCGACGAGATAGCCGCCGCGGCCGGGGTGGCCCGCCGCACCTTCTTCCGGCACTTCCGCTCCAAGGAAGAGGCGATCTTCCCGGACCACGACGACACGCTGATCCGGGCCGAGGCGGTGCTCAAGGCCGCTCCGGCGCATGAGCATCCGCTGGACACGGTGTGCCGCGGGATCAAGGAAGTCATGCAGATGTACGCGGCCCGCCCCGAGATCTCGGTCTCGCGCTACAAGCTCACGCGCGAGGTGCCGACGCTGCGGGAGGCCGAGATCGCGTCGGTGGCCCGCTACGAGCGGTTGTTCACCCGCTATCTGCTGGGGCACTTCGACGAGCACGCCCACGACGACGACGCCAACGACGACCCGCTGCTCGCGGAGGTCGCCGCGTCGGCCGTGGTCACCGCCCACAACCACGTGCTGCGGCGGTGGCTGCGGGCGGGCGCCCAGGGCGACGTCGAGGCCCAGCTGGACCACGCCTTCTCGATCGTCCGGAAGACCTTCGGCTCGGGGATAGGCGCCGGCCGGGACACCTCCGCGCACTCGGCGCCCGTGTCCTCCGCGTCGGTGGAGGGCGAGGTGCTGGTGACCGTCGCCCGCGTCGACGCCCCGCTGCACCAGGTCATGCGGACCATCGAGCAGGCACTGAAAGAACGGTCGTAG
- a CDS encoding 3-hydroxyacyl-CoA dehydrogenase family protein, whose product MATPLSDPSLSSVSPLRTVAVVGLGTMGTGIAEILARAGREVVGIDISEAAAAQAVGALESSTARAVLRGRISEQERHDTLARFRTSTDLRAAADADLVIEVAPESYEVKHQIFRELDGVVRPGTILATGTNALSVTRLAADSAHPERVLGLHFFNPAPAMKLVEVVSSVLTAPGAVAAVTDLALELGKEPVAVGDRPGFVADGLLFGYLNQAAAMYEARYASREDIDAAMRLGCGLPMGPLALLDLIGVDTARTVLEAMYAESHDRLHAPAPILKQLSQAGLTGRKSGRGFYTYDAPGSATVVPDPLTPSAEGSGAVGRTVRSVGVAGSGTMASGIAEVFAKAGYDVVLAARTEEKAGTAKARIGKSLSRSVDKGRMTAEVAAETLGRITPAGSYEAFAEVDLALEAVAEDLEIKRQLFAVFDKVCKPGAILATTTSSLPVVACARATSRPQDVIGMHFFNPAPAMKLVEVVRTVLTADDVHATVRELCTKVRKHPVDCGDRAGFIVNALLFPYLNNAIKMVEEHYATLDDIDAAMKLGGGYPMGPFELLDVVGLDVSLAIEKVLHREFRDPGLAPAPLLEHLVAAGCLGRKTGRGFREYARR is encoded by the coding sequence ATGGCCACTCCCCTGTCCGACCCCTCGTTGTCCTCCGTGTCCCCTCTCAGGACCGTCGCCGTCGTCGGCCTCGGCACCATGGGCACCGGTATCGCCGAGATCCTCGCCCGGGCCGGCCGCGAGGTCGTCGGCATCGACATCAGCGAGGCCGCCGCGGCGCAGGCCGTCGGCGCGCTGGAGTCCTCGACCGCCCGTGCCGTGCTGCGCGGGCGGATCAGCGAGCAGGAACGCCACGACACCCTCGCCCGCTTCCGCACCTCCACCGATCTGCGGGCCGCGGCCGACGCCGACCTGGTGATCGAGGTGGCCCCGGAGTCGTACGAGGTCAAGCACCAGATCTTCCGTGAGCTGGACGGTGTGGTGCGGCCGGGGACGATCCTGGCCACCGGCACGAACGCCCTGTCGGTCACCCGGCTGGCCGCCGACTCGGCCCATCCCGAACGGGTCCTGGGCCTGCACTTCTTCAACCCCGCCCCGGCGATGAAGCTCGTCGAGGTCGTCTCGTCCGTGCTGACCGCGCCGGGTGCCGTCGCCGCCGTCACCGACCTCGCCCTCGAACTCGGCAAGGAGCCCGTCGCGGTCGGCGACCGCCCCGGCTTCGTCGCCGACGGCCTGCTCTTCGGCTACCTCAACCAGGCCGCCGCGATGTACGAGGCCAGGTACGCCAGCCGTGAGGACATCGACGCCGCGATGCGGCTCGGCTGCGGCCTGCCGATGGGCCCGCTCGCCCTGCTCGACCTGATCGGCGTGGACACCGCGCGTACGGTCCTGGAGGCCATGTACGCGGAGTCGCACGACCGGCTGCACGCACCGGCGCCGATCCTGAAGCAGCTCAGCCAGGCGGGCCTGACCGGCCGCAAGTCGGGGCGCGGCTTCTACACGTACGACGCCCCGGGCAGCGCGACCGTCGTCCCGGATCCCCTGACGCCGTCCGCCGAGGGGTCCGGGGCGGTCGGCCGGACCGTCCGCTCGGTCGGTGTCGCGGGCTCCGGGACGATGGCGTCCGGCATCGCCGAGGTCTTCGCGAAGGCCGGATACGACGTCGTCCTCGCCGCCCGCACCGAGGAGAAGGCCGGGACCGCGAAGGCCCGGATCGGCAAGTCCCTCTCGCGCTCCGTCGACAAGGGCCGTATGACGGCCGAGGTGGCCGCGGAGACCCTCGGGCGCATCACCCCGGCGGGTTCGTACGAGGCCTTCGCCGAGGTCGACCTGGCGCTGGAGGCCGTCGCCGAGGACCTGGAGATCAAGCGGCAGCTCTTCGCGGTGTTCGACAAGGTCTGCAAGCCGGGCGCGATCCTGGCCACGACGACGTCCTCGCTGCCGGTCGTCGCCTGCGCCCGGGCCACCTCGCGCCCCCAGGACGTGATCGGCATGCACTTCTTCAACCCGGCGCCCGCGATGAAGCTGGTCGAGGTGGTGCGGACCGTCCTGACGGCGGACGACGTGCACGCCACGGTCCGCGAGCTGTGCACCAAGGTCCGCAAGCACCCGGTGGACTGCGGTGACCGGGCGGGTTTCATCGTGAACGCGCTCCTGTTCCCCTACCTGAACAACGCGATCAAGATGGTCGAGGAGCACTACGCGACGCTCGACGACATCGACGCCGCGATGAAGCTCGGCGGTGGCTACCCCATGGGGCCGTTCGAGCTCCTGGACGTGGTCGGCCTAGATGTCTCCCTGGCCATCGAGAAGGTGCTGCACCGCGAGTTCCGCGACCCGGGCCTCGCCCCGGCGCCGCTCCTGGAGCATCTGGTGGCCGCGGGCTGCCTCGGCCGCAAGACGGGCCGCGGCTTCCGCGAATATGCGCGGCGCTGA